The proteins below are encoded in one region of Solenopsis invicta isolate M01_SB chromosome 8, UNIL_Sinv_3.0, whole genome shotgun sequence:
- the LOC105199697 gene encoding uncharacterized protein LOC105199697, translating into MAELCLFGLDDMTGTQEVAEILAAAGGCALTEVQVGTVRRPRSGLGSVWVRCPAASGRKLVETGKIRICWVMAGVEALSARPMMCFRCLKTDHTIGGCVSPIDRSGRCYRCDGESHVAGQCQEEKIRCPLCTDLGLPAGHRLGGPSCTPPPKRKVRGSSGVKPAKSPKNGPGPIAVENPSGGAPLSQQGETQSRVGSPAGV; encoded by the coding sequence ATGGCAGAACTTTGCCTCTTCGGTCTCGATGATATGACCGGGACCCAGGAGGTGGCGGAGATATTAGCCGCGGCTGGAGGATGCGCCCTTACAGAGGTACAAGTAGGTACCGTGAGGAGACCGAGAAGCGGACTCGGATCCGTCTGGGTCAGATGCCCCGCGGCCTCTGGGCGCAAACTAGTGGAAACGGGCAAGATTCGCATCTGTTGGGTCATGGCCGGGGTTGAGGCCCTAAGTGCTAGGCCCATGATGTGCTTCAGATGCTTGAAAACCGACCACACTATTGGCGGCTGCGTTTCGCCGATCGATAGAAGTGGCCGGTGCTATCGATGCGATGGCGAGAGCCACGTCGCTGGTCAGTGCCAGGAGGAGAAAATCAGATGCCCGCTGTGTACGGACTTAGGCCTACCGGCGGGTCACAGATTGGGGGGTCCATCGTGCACCCCCCCGCCCAAACGAAAAGTAAGGGGCAGCAGCGGGGTTAAACCCGCCAAGTCTCCAAAAAATGGGCCTGGACCCATAGCAGTGGAAAACCCAAGCGGGGGCGCTCCCCTCTCCCAGCAAGGAGAAACACAGAGTCGGGTCGGATCCCCAGCCGGGGTCTAA